One window of Burkholderia thailandensis E264 genomic DNA carries:
- a CDS encoding M61 family metallopeptidase, whose product MKPIRYTIVPKDPAAHLFEVTLTLADPDPAGQRFALPAWIPGSYMVREFARNIVTLRAFNDAGRRLRIGKLDKHTWQAAPSPGAITLRYDVYAWDLSVRAAHLDDTGGFFNGTSVFLAPLGHEDAPCEVMIERPAGDAYRRWRVATALPEARGTKRYGFGAYRAQNYDELIDHPVTLGEFALASFDAHGVPHDIAIAGRVTGLDLERLAADLKRVCEAQIALFEPKTKRAPMSRYVFMTQAVSDGYGGLEHRASTALVCNRTDLPVKGRTEKTEGYRTYLGLCSHEYFHTWNVKRIKPAAFAPYDLSRENHTSLLWLFEGFTSYYDDLMLVRSGLISQDDYFALVGRTIAGVQRGAGRLKQSVAESSFDAWIKYYRQDENATNAIVSYYTKGSLVALAFDLAIRARTRHRKSLDDVMRFLWQRFGRDFYDGKPNGVGEGDVKALIAEATGVDLGRLFDDAVSGTRDLPLAALLEPFGVTLAPDAGANGSADAPPKPTLGARTRGGAECTLAAVYEGGAAHRAGLSAGDALVAIDGLRVTGSNLDALLARYRVGDKVEIHAFRRDELRVAHLKLDGPDIARYKLTAQPKPAATRARRDAWLGLPAARGRR is encoded by the coding sequence ATGAAGCCGATTCGCTACACGATCGTTCCGAAAGACCCCGCCGCGCACCTGTTCGAAGTGACGCTCACGCTCGCCGATCCCGATCCGGCCGGTCAGCGCTTTGCGCTGCCCGCATGGATTCCGGGCAGCTACATGGTGCGCGAGTTCGCGCGCAACATCGTGACGCTGCGCGCGTTCAACGACGCGGGCCGCAGGTTGCGGATCGGCAAGCTCGACAAGCACACCTGGCAGGCCGCGCCGTCGCCCGGAGCGATCACGCTGCGCTACGACGTCTACGCATGGGATCTGTCGGTGCGCGCCGCGCATCTCGACGACACGGGCGGCTTCTTCAACGGCACGAGCGTGTTTCTCGCGCCGCTCGGCCACGAGGACGCGCCGTGCGAGGTGATGATCGAGCGCCCGGCGGGCGACGCGTACCGGCGCTGGCGCGTCGCCACCGCGCTGCCGGAGGCGCGCGGCACGAAGCGCTACGGCTTCGGCGCGTACCGCGCGCAGAACTACGACGAGCTGATCGACCATCCGGTCACGCTCGGCGAGTTCGCGCTCGCGTCGTTCGACGCGCACGGCGTGCCGCACGACATCGCGATCGCGGGCCGCGTGACCGGGCTCGATCTCGAGCGGCTGGCGGCCGACCTGAAGCGCGTGTGCGAAGCGCAGATCGCGCTGTTCGAGCCGAAGACGAAGCGCGCGCCGATGTCGCGCTACGTGTTCATGACGCAGGCCGTCAGCGACGGCTACGGCGGGCTCGAGCATCGCGCGTCGACGGCGCTCGTCTGCAATCGCACCGACCTGCCGGTGAAGGGGCGCACGGAGAAGACGGAGGGCTATCGGACCTATCTCGGCCTGTGCAGCCACGAGTATTTCCACACGTGGAACGTAAAGCGGATCAAGCCGGCCGCATTCGCGCCGTACGACCTGTCGCGGGAGAACCATACGTCGCTGCTGTGGCTCTTCGAGGGCTTCACGTCGTACTACGACGACCTGATGCTCGTGCGCAGCGGCCTGATCTCGCAAGACGACTACTTCGCGCTCGTCGGCCGCACGATCGCCGGCGTGCAGCGCGGCGCCGGCCGGCTCAAGCAGAGCGTCGCCGAAAGCTCGTTCGACGCATGGATCAAGTATTACCGGCAGGACGAGAACGCGACGAACGCGATCGTCAGCTATTACACGAAGGGCTCGCTTGTCGCGCTCGCGTTCGATCTGGCGATCCGCGCGCGGACCCGCCACCGCAAGTCGCTCGACGACGTGATGCGGTTCTTGTGGCAGCGGTTCGGGCGCGACTTCTACGACGGCAAGCCGAACGGCGTCGGCGAGGGCGACGTGAAGGCGCTGATCGCCGAGGCGACGGGCGTCGATCTCGGCCGCCTCTTCGACGATGCGGTGTCCGGCACGCGCGATCTGCCGCTGGCCGCGCTCCTCGAGCCGTTCGGCGTGACGCTCGCGCCGGACGCGGGCGCGAACGGCTCGGCCGACGCGCCCCCGAAGCCGACGCTCGGCGCGCGCACCCGGGGCGGCGCGGAATGCACGCTCGCGGCCGTCTACGAAGGCGGCGCCGCGCATCGGGCGGGGCTGTCCGCGGGCGATGCGCTCGTCGCGATCGACGGGCTGCGCGTGACGGGCTCGAACCTCGACGCGCTGCTCGCGCGCTACCGGGTCGGCGACAAGGTCGAGATCCACGCGTTCCGGCGCGACGAGCTGCGCGTCGCGCATCTCAAGCTCGACGGCCCGGACATCGCGCGCTACAAACTGACGGCGCAGCCGAAACCCGCGGCGACGCGCGCCCGCCGCGACGCGTGGCTCGGGTTGCCGGCGGCGCGCGGCCGCCGATAA
- a CDS encoding DsbC family protein, whose amino-acid sequence MKKTIRIAALALAAATATLGCTAQADQSTDKLKAALQSRLGADAPIKSVTKSPIAGLYEVNLGSQIVYSDASGDYVLLGELVNTKTHKNLTAERLAEINKIDFASLPLSNAIKVVKGNGARKIAVFSDPNCPYCKKLETTLQSVDNVTVYTFLYPVLSPDSTVKSKSIWCASDRVKSWQAWMLEHRAPTAAGNCDTTALDKNLALGRGMNVTGTPTVFLADGTRLPGAVSADELNQALASVK is encoded by the coding sequence ATGAAAAAAACGATTCGTATCGCCGCGCTCGCACTCGCTGCCGCGACGGCGACGCTCGGCTGCACCGCGCAGGCCGACCAGTCCACCGACAAGCTGAAGGCCGCGCTGCAGTCGCGCCTTGGCGCCGACGCCCCGATCAAGAGCGTGACGAAATCGCCGATCGCGGGTTTGTACGAGGTCAATCTCGGCTCGCAGATCGTCTACAGCGACGCGTCGGGCGACTACGTGCTGCTCGGCGAGCTCGTCAACACGAAGACGCACAAGAACCTGACGGCCGAGCGTCTAGCCGAGATCAACAAGATCGATTTCGCGAGCCTGCCGCTTTCGAACGCGATCAAGGTCGTGAAGGGCAACGGCGCGCGCAAGATCGCGGTGTTTTCCGATCCGAACTGCCCGTACTGCAAGAAGCTCGAGACGACGCTGCAGTCGGTCGACAACGTGACCGTCTACACGTTCCTGTATCCGGTGCTGTCGCCCGATTCGACGGTGAAGTCGAAATCGATCTGGTGCGCGAGCGACCGCGTGAAGAGCTGGCAGGCGTGGATGCTCGAGCATCGCGCACCGACGGCCGCGGGGAACTGCGACACGACCGCGCTCGACAAGAATCTCGCGCTCGGCCGCGGGATGAACGTGACGGGTACGCCGACCGTGTTCCTCGCCGACGGCACCCGCCTGCCGGGCGCCGTGTCCGCCGACGAACTGAATCAGGCGCTCGCCAGCGTCAAGTGA
- a CDS encoding UbiH/UbiF family hydroxylase: protein MPAMTAYHQTFDVAVVGGGLVGKTAALALTQAGHKTALLAQPAVPRPADLAFDSRIYALSASSQALLERLRVWQALDHARLAPVYDMRVYGDAHAELHFSAFQAAVSQLAWIGESSLIECALDAALRFQPNLTWFDARAQGLDVKPDAATLSLANGDVIECDLVVGADGAHSWVRSQIGSKVERRDYRQTGVVANFKAAQPHRETAYQWFRDGEIVALLPLPDGHVSLVWSAHTAHADELLALDPARLAAEVERVTMNRLGALECVTPAQGFPLALQTVDRLIAPRVALVGDAAHLIHPLAGQGMNLGLRDVAALADTLANREAFRDLGDTVLLRRYERARREDIRALMIATDGLQRLFSLPGALARIVRNTGMALVGAQPLVKRWLVASALG from the coding sequence ATGCCCGCCATGACTGCCTATCATCAGACCTTCGACGTCGCCGTCGTCGGCGGCGGCCTCGTCGGCAAGACGGCCGCGCTCGCGCTGACGCAGGCGGGCCACAAGACCGCGCTGCTCGCGCAGCCGGCTGTCCCGCGTCCCGCCGATCTCGCGTTCGACTCGCGCATCTACGCGCTTTCCGCGAGCTCGCAGGCGCTGCTCGAGCGGCTGCGCGTGTGGCAGGCGCTCGATCATGCCCGGCTCGCGCCCGTCTACGACATGCGCGTCTATGGCGACGCGCATGCCGAACTGCACTTCTCCGCGTTCCAGGCGGCGGTGTCGCAGCTCGCGTGGATCGGCGAATCGTCGCTGATCGAATGCGCGCTCGACGCCGCGCTGCGCTTTCAGCCGAACCTCACGTGGTTCGACGCGCGCGCTCAGGGCCTCGACGTGAAGCCGGACGCCGCGACGCTCTCGCTCGCGAACGGCGACGTGATCGAATGCGATCTCGTCGTTGGCGCGGACGGCGCGCATTCGTGGGTGCGCTCGCAGATCGGCTCGAAGGTCGAGCGGCGCGATTACCGGCAGACGGGCGTCGTCGCGAACTTCAAGGCGGCGCAGCCGCATCGCGAGACCGCGTATCAGTGGTTCCGCGACGGCGAGATCGTCGCGCTGCTGCCGCTGCCGGACGGCCACGTGTCGCTCGTCTGGTCCGCGCACACCGCGCACGCCGACGAACTGCTCGCGCTCGATCCCGCGCGGCTCGCGGCCGAGGTCGAGCGCGTGACGATGAACCGCCTCGGCGCGCTCGAGTGCGTGACGCCCGCTCAGGGTTTCCCGCTCGCGCTGCAGACGGTCGACCGGCTGATCGCGCCGCGCGTCGCGCTCGTCGGCGACGCCGCGCATTTGATTCACCCGCTCGCGGGCCAGGGGATGAACCTCGGCTTGCGCGACGTCGCCGCGCTCGCCGACACCCTCGCGAACCGCGAGGCGTTCCGCGATCTCGGCGACACCGTGCTGCTGCGCCGCTACGAGCGCGCGCGGCGCGAGGACATCCGCGCGCTGATGATCGCGACGGACGGCCTGCAGCGGCTCTTCTCGCTGCCGGGCGCGCTCGCGCGCATCGTGCGCAACACGGGGATGGCGCTCGTCGGCGCGCAGCCGCTCGTCAAGCGCTGGCTGGTCGCGTCGGCGCTTGGCTGA